The nucleotide window GGCTTCTACTAGACCGTAATCTCGGCCGGCTCTTCGATAACCAGCTTTAACTCCATCCCATCCGTCGTGGATTGAGTATTCTCCTAGCTGAACGCGGTTATAAATTTCCTGGCCAACAATACGAAACGCTTCTTCCACATTTTCACCTATGCATCAAATGGGTTATTACAAAATAATAGTTTATTAGTTATTACTAAGGCTACACATACCTGTTTTGGCAGAAGTTTCAACAAAAGGCATTTCATTGAAGTTTGCAAACCTTGCAGCTTCTTCACTTGACACTTCTCTTTGGTctttcaaatccagtttaCATCCAACAAGGATAAAAACAGCTCTGTGTGGCTCAATATGTGATTTGGCTTCATTCATCCAGACTGGTACATTTTCAAAGCTCTTCCTACAGCAAATGTCATAAACTAAAAGTACTCCAACCTATATATGTATGGGAGTTGAGAGAGGTATTAtaaatatatagatatatattatattaattAAAATTCTGATTTACCGAATTCCTGAAATATGACTTTGTGATTGATCGAAACCTTTCTTGAcctaaaataaaagcaaaaataagAGTACTCGAGTACTCGGCACTTGGCGCGCGTTTCTTCCAAAAGCTCTGCAATAATAAAAACACGAAATATTATAGATACAGTCAATATGTGGAGACCAGCAAATATAAAGCTTGGCGTGATCAATTTGGCTGCAAAAAAAGGGTGGGGATTGCAAATATTCTATGTTAGCAAATGACAAAGCAAAGAACAGATGTCGTGCAGCAAGAAAGCATTACAAAGCTGAAATAGTGCCACAAAGGGTTAGTTCAATCACCTTTTAAAATTACACTACAACATGCCAATTGCCTGCGGTAAAGATAACAATCCCACGTGCATCGACCTACACAATCGCCAAACAAATAAATCAGGTATCTAAACTGGTTACAGGCATATTGGCCAAGCCCTAATACTCCATTATGTGAGGGTTTATGCATTAGTTGTGTAACGGGTACGTAAAAAGAATTTAATAAAAGGTCATGGACATTGAAATGCAAGGTATCACAATGAATTATAAGAAGGGCCATCCAATTCCAGAATGATAAGGCAACGAAATCCAAAACCAACAGAAAGAAGATACGATGAAGGATTGAAAAGGGAGCACGCATTCAATACCTTGTAGACGATCAACTTCTTTTGACTTGTATCCAATAGGATCTGGGACGAATTCTCCATTCAGATTCTGAGCCATAGAAAAAAAGCCAATAAGAAAAGATGCAGATAACGGTAGATGTTGATTTACGTTTGCGAGTGATGTTTTAAGTTGTGACTCAAGTTGGACCACACGTTGTCTTAACGTTTcagtttgattttctttgacATTGTTACTCTTATCTTCAACTACATCTCCgccgatttcattttcatctttctttAGTTCTTCTGCTACTTTCATGGAATCAAGACGTAGTCTTAGATTGGCGAGCTGCTCTTTGGTGAAATCGATTTCCGCCTGCCTGCTCTCCACCTGTTTTACAAATAAGAACGTTATACATGAAATTTCAAATggaaagattttaaaaattacctgGGCTAAAAgaaccatttctttttcttcagctTCACGAAGTGCGTCTTGTCGCGACTGCATTTCCTGTTCATGACGAAGTTGTTGGTTGTCTGCCTCCTGCAATTTTCTCTTGTACGATTGTAACTCGTCTGATTCCTTTTCGAATTTCTCAGCCAGTTCTAATATTTGTTCATTCAACttatcatttaattctttCATATTGTCGCGTTCGTCTTCGGCATTACTCAACGATCTAGTAATTTAGAGAAAAGATATCTAGTGAATTATTATCTCAACTACGAAAACAATCACGCTACTTACCGTTCGGTttcctgcaatttttttaatgtctccATCTTTTCCGTGAGCACTTTCCGCAAAGATTCTTTAGAAACATCctgataaatgtttttctcgTCATACAACTTTCGGATCTCCTCTCGTAGTTTATCCTCGTGAAAGTTCTTTAGAAAAAGAACGGCAAACGACAAACTCATTCTTTACGTAAGctttattaaattattttttaagttttattataTATCCTAAGAAATTTCtattctatatttaaaaaaaaagaaaaaaaaggaaagaacgTACTTTCGATGAAACGACAAGTTGATTTTCAAGCGATTCTATCCGAGTTAATAGTCTGTCTTCCTCCATCAATGCTGTCCAGCCCATTTCAGCTGCTTCACGCGTAGCGCTCACAATACGCTGCAAGGATCCTAATTTCGTTTCTAAAACTTGTTCTCGAATAACCGCTTCCttgaattcgataaaaaattttagaaacgAGATCGTGACAGGCGTTTCCCAGGTAGATACCTGTATCCATTGGTTAAGTTGGTAGAGATCTTGTTTGCCAAGTTCACAactatcttcttcttcttggatGCCTGTTGAAGGACTGGAGGAAGAAAGTATACATTAACTATAAGACTCAATTTGGAATAGGAAACTTACAAACCTGGCTTTGGCTTCTTTGCCATCAGGTAAATATAACTTTACAGTAGCTACAATACAACCATGagtaacttaaaaaaacaaaatttagaaTGATTGAAGCAATCTGTGAAAACATAATAGTTATGATGTGAATAccttttcttgaattttcCATAACATCTACCCCAAACTGACTTGTAAATAAAACTACAGAAAGAAAGATATGGGAATTATTAAACTCACTTGGAATGGAGTAAATTACTTGGGAATACCTTTCCATCTTTATACCACAACAATGCATAATTCCTAGATAATACTTTACAATCAAATATGGCATTGTTAACAGCAGGCTTCACTCTAGCCACTGACCGCCCAACTTTCATGGCACTCTCCAGGCTGAGATTTCTCTCCTGCACAAAAAAAGTTTCTTAATATTCAAAATATCCCAAAGTCCACCTGGCAGAGTTTTATGCTATACCTGGAAAGGATGTGAATTTGGTCGGCAGATAAGTGTAGCTCTAGGAACCATCTTGTTGGATTCCTGTCCCCCATTTTCGGGGAAATCTTTGAGGGTCACATTGTTTTCGTCCAGTGCGGAGAGAGAGACGGATCGGGGTAGGTCAAATTCGATCACAACCATCCGGCCAGCCTGTGATTAATGAGTGTCGAACTCCGGGAAGAGCCGCCCTTCCTCGTTTCactattttgaaaataacatGCAGACTACTTTAAGAGAGAGGAGTGTGAAGTTATTTTCACTATCGTTTTTCAACCTGAATACTGTGCACTGGTTATtgataaaacctaaaaaaaaatcaatgggGTTTTTCACCAACACTCAGTGCGACAAGATTTCCTCAACTACATCCCTAATCATTCTTAAAGTTACGGCCTAAAACTCACGTATAAACCACGCACAACTTCATTAAACTTGATTTCTCCCTAAAGAAAGTGAGGccagaagggaggggtttaagGGGGGTAAGGTGGCGCTATCTACTGTAAATATTAATTGAGCGGAAGTCGGTCGTGACATCTCTTGTAAGAAAAAATCGAATCTAACAACTTGAAATATAATATAGCTTACAGATGCTTTGACTTATTCGAGGCAATTTTGTTCTATATTTTTGCATAATATCAGCTGTTGCTTATCTTTACGTGTACGGGCTTCTCTTTATGAACAAATCATATGCAGCCCATGCTCGATTTGACATTGCAATCTCCAAGAAAATTAACACGaacaacatttaaaaaaatttttacttgaaatatGTGTGAAATATCTGCCACAAATGGACAAGCAACAGAAATCTTAAAaatcttaaattttttttttgcaaaatagCATTTTCGAGTAAGGGGTGGTTTGCTACTAAGCCATAGGCAGCACTTGCATATATAAGTAAACTCCTAATTCAGCAATTTCAACTCGCTAACCGATACAAAATACAAAACTTTAAGATGGAGTACTTCATAGAATTCACAATCTTAAGtttctctattttcttttgttatttgtaTTGGAATCAGCGTAGGATTCCATTGTCCTGCTCGTGTAAATGCAAGAAGACCTGCATAGCCGACGAGACAAATAACCCAGAACAACCAGATCAGAACAACCAGATCAGAACAACCAATCAGCGTAGGATTCCATTGTCCTGCTCGTGTAAATGCAAGAAGACCTGCATAGCCGACGAGACAAATAACCCAGAACACCCAGAAAACTATGGAATCGGACCCACTGACGACCGAGCACCGTCACCGGAAAGGTGTGGAGCCGAATCCGTTCAGCCGAATCCATCACCAGTACGAGAAAGTTGCGAAACGCCACAGAATAATCGCGAAACGATACCGGAATGTCaggaaatatacttgaaatCCACGCAACCCAGTGGAATCGACAACGAACTTGGTTTGAACAAGGAGCAAACGGTGGCTATTAGCCAACGTCAGCAATGTTCCGAAAATTCAGCGATTCTTCCCTTTCGTCATCGGTTCGACGAAATAACATCAGTGgcttttgaagaaaatgaattgacggATGAAGAAAACTATGGAATCGGACCCACTGACAACCAAGCACCGTCACCGGAAATGTGTGGAGCTAAATTCATTCAGCCAAATCCATCACCAATACGAGAAAGTTGCGAAACCATACCAGAATGTCAGGAAATATACCTGAAAACCACGCAATTTAGTCGAATCGACAACGAACTTGGTTTGAACAAGGAGCAAACGGTGGCTAGCCAACGTTGTTGGCAAAATTCAGCGATTATTCCCTTTCGTCATCGGTTCGACGAACTTACATCAATGgcttttgaagaaaatgaattgatggATGATGACtcaaaggaagaagaaagcaTCCAAGAGAGTGCGTGTAATAATTTCAGCGAAGTTTTGTGTCCGGCCACGGGGGAAAATGCTGGtgaaaaaccaaaccaaaatgattttttcgtcttcaaacataaaatcaaaaatgtttggtcaaaattgaagaaaatttgGACTTTAAGACAGTCTCCAAAGTTGAAAAAATATCGACCTCCGACTTTTAAACCTACTAGACAAAGAACTACCCAGCTATGGAGTGAAACATGGGGTAAAAAAACAGCTTTATCGCTGACTCCCCAAGAATTGAATAGACAAGAATCAATCAATGAAATATTGCAAGGCGAGATCCATTTTATCGAAGATCTCCTGATGATACAAACGGTTTATCACCAATCACTGGTACACCTTGGCTACATTTCCCGTAGTGAGGCAAACCTAATATTCGGTTGGATCCCGACGTTTATCTCAATCCACACAGAGTTTAGAGACAGAATTTTAAAAGCATTAGGACCAAATAGCTGTTTCACATACTTTGGTACGTCCGTCCAAGAATGGATTCCTAATCTCAAAATCTATTCATCCTATTGTTATCAGCTGATTGAAGTTAAAAAGCTGCTAGacgaaaaaaagaactctGATCCTCTATTTGAGGATTTCCTCAGACGTTGTCTGGAGTCCAGCTTTTCACggcgtttggatctgtggaGCTACCTGGACGCTCCCAGATCCCGTTTAATGAAATATCCCCTCCTATTGACCCAGACACAAAAGTTTGGAAAAAACAACCACAATGAATTCAAGGCACTTGAACAAGCTCTTCAAATGCTTCGCGATGTTCTAGACCAAGTAGACAGATCAACGGGACTTGCAATATGCAAACAGGTAATCGATAAAATTGATTTGCCTGAGGAAATGACTACAGTTTTTGAAGATGCCAACACTGTTATGTGTAGAGGAGAACTCGAGACCTGTCAAGGGATCAAGCTTCAATGCTTTCTGTTCAACAGTGGGCTGGTCCTCACCAGAGCTGATTCCAGGGGGCGCCTAAATCTCTACGGGAATCCCTTTGAAGCAGGACACTTCAAAATAGTTGATTTAGGGAGCGAGGTCCAACAAAAAACTAACAGAAGCAAACTTCAAACGAGGTATTTACTTCGAGTCGATACACCGTCGGAAAGTATCACATTGGTCACTCTCGACGAAACCAATAAGAAAAGGTGGATGACTAGTCTTTCTACAGTCGTGAACGGAAAGGTCTAGTAAGGCTTGTTTCTTCgctagaaattaaaaaaaaaaattaaaaaaaaaaaacaaaattaaaattttcttccTACCTAGTTTTGGACATGTTCTCGCCCTGAACAAAAACTCTTTCTGATGAATAATCAAATAAAGCCTAGAGTCCCTTCGATTTCCAAAAAGCACTATCTCTACTTGGTGGGTTTAACTGAAGAACCAGCGGAAtgataattaaatttttcaaccCTTTCAAAGGCTTTaatattgaaaaatttaaaaatcatgCATATGGTGCTATACCAATCTCTACGGAGTAAAACCTACCGAGCAAGAGAAAGGCTACTTTGCAAGTTTAAGGTTTCTTAGGTTCTGCGATCTGTTTAAGAGGGAGTTTtgcaaataaaaactaaaGTGACACATTTAATATTTTTGACCCGAAATCTCTTTCAAATTATTGTAACTTCGtgaggaactaacttccgcctcagtctacggaccaaaaaggagcacgggcaggGCCCCGGGGGCAGTTCCCgacggcgctcaaccgtgaataACCTGCATTGGTTTTACAATTGCATGAAGGTACGATGGAAATTTAATAGAACATCCTAATAGCATGTGAGTCTACATATTGAAAGAAACAACTATGTAAAAAATACGCTAGTCCACCTATCCCTCGGCCCTGAACGGGCCCAAAGTTACTTGTCATTATTTATCATAGCATAAGAATTCTGGCTGACGTCCAACGAGAAtcgtaaaattttgttttttccagttttctgTATGAATGAGCACTGTACACAAACGTGGACGGACGAAAAAAGCTGCGTAGCTCAACATTGCCTTTAACGTAGAATAGTTCAAAATGATGAAAGAAATCCTGAAAAGTCGATTTTTACACGTTGTAATAACTGAAGTGACAAAAAAGTAACTCAAAAGCCCATCCAACTGCGCGTTccaaaataattttcaaatggCTATCACCCAATGGTCTCGTAACTCAATAGTCTCTAATAACCCCGTGTTGATTAAAAGCACCCAAACACGATCAGCTGCGTAACTGTGAATCATTAAATGAAATCATAAAAAGTTTTAATGGATGAAAACGGGGTTTTTTATAGAAGAATAAACAAATTCCGTTACCCTTATCTCTTACCAATGTGCCATCATTTTCCTAAGTCTTgcaataatatttttctaCTATTGTAAATCATAACATTGTGAAATACTTGTGAAATGTTGCTGCTGGGGATGTACAGCTCTCATAAATAATTATCAGCTtaatacaatttttaaaactaacatagacttgtattatttttattctactatttttcgtattttttgcttaaaaatattggggtgtacgaatattttttcgagtTGACAACCCGCCGACTTATTAGCCTTCACACAATAATTTCTAAGTAGACTATTCTTTTATCTGTTAGTATACTTGCTTATGAATTATAACTTTTATAATATTAGTTTAAGTGATGTATGAGAATATAGCTTACTTAGAGTAATTcataataaatcaaaaactttattGTGGTAATAATTACATGAAATATGTTTATTCGaatttgtaaaaagaaacaaatacaCATTTTTTCGCAAAAGTTACGTCCATGGTTGGAGACATAACAAATTGAAGGGAGAAAACAGCTTTTTGGACTTTAAACGAGTGGGCTGATTGTTCAGGGTATGATGAGAAAGAATGCCAAAACTAAAGACACCGATAAACCATGTCGAGTAACAacaaagaaacgaaaaaagaacCGTAAAGTACCCAACCCTTTAAAAGGGGGCGAGTTTTTGAACTGCTTCTACATTTCGTCCCCGATAATGTGATAATGTATTCAAAACTCGCACTTCCCTGTAGGAGTCAGATCCTTTACATACGCCTTTCGTTGCTTTATGTGTCTCGTTCTCGGTTTTTCatgaaaatgaatgaaaatggCAAAACCAGACATTGAGTTAGGTTTAAGTTAGATTTACGTTAGGTTAAGTAGTAGGTTAAGATCTTGAATTGAAGCGTAGGGTGTGTTGGGTTACATGGGTCTAATTCGATATTGTTGGACTACGAAATGTAAAAGAAGTTTAAAAACTCGTTTCCTATTTAAAGTGTTAGGTCCTTTACATGATCCTTTTTTCGTTAACCGTTGTTACTCGACTTGTTTTCTCGGTGTCTTGTTTTGCTATTCGTTCTCATGATTTTCTGAACAATCAAACCATTCGTTGAAAGCTACACAAAGCTTATGTCTCCCTTCAATTTGCTATAAGCACCTTCTCCACTTAGTAACAAAGATATTATACCCATTGAAAAGTTATCACATGACAAAACACGAAGTGCAGACAGCCTGTTCGACCAGTTTAAATGGACGTCGTAAACCACGCCGCTCTTTCAATGAGGGTGTACACTATTCAAAAATGAACGAGACGGGCAGTGAAAACGAACATGCTGAGAAAACAGGTCGAGTAACAACGGTGAACGAAAAAAGGACCATAAAGGATCCAACCCTTTAAAAGGGGGCGAGTTTATGAACTGCTTCGACAGTATGCTCTTGACGATGCATTCAAAACTTGCACTCCCCCGTAGGAGTGAGATCCTTTACATATACGCCTTTCGTTGCCGTTTGTCGCTCGTTCTCGTTTTCTCAGCATATTTCGTTTTCACTGCCCTACACTATTCAAAAATGAACGAGACGGGCAGTGAAAACGAACATGCTGAGAAAACAAGTCGAGTAACAACGGTGAACGAAAAAAGGACCATAAAGGATCCAACCCTTTAAAAGGGGGTGAGTATCTGAACTGCTTCGACAGTATGCTCCTGACGATGCATTCAAAACTCGCACTCCCCCGTAGGAGTCAGATCCTTTACATATACGCCTTTCGTTGCCGTTTGTCGCTCGTTCTCGTTTTCTCAGCATATTTCGTTTTCACTGCCCGTATCGTTCATATTTGAATAGTGTACACCCTCATTGAAAGAGCTGCATGGTTTACGACGTCCATTTAAACTGGTCGAACAGGCTGTCTGCACCTCGTGTTTTGTCATGTGATAACTTTTCAATGGGTATAATATGTTTGTTACTAAGGGGAGAAGGTGCTTATAGCAAATTGAAAAGAGACATAAGCTTTGTGTACCTTTCAACGAATATTTGATTGCTCAGGAAATGATGAGAAAGAATAGCAAAACAAGACACCGAGAAAACAAGTCGAGTAACAACGGTGAACGAAAAAAGGACCATGTAAGGGACGTAACCCTTTAAATACGAAACGAGTTTTTTAACTTCTTTCACATTACGTAGTCCAACAATATCGAATAAGACCCCGTAACCTAACACACCCTACGCTTCAATTCAAGATCTTAACCTAAAACTTAACCTAACTTAACCTACCTTGAATCGAATTGCAGAGTGCGTTGGTGCCGGAGAGTCTATTACCCACATTGTTTGAAAACGAATGTCGAAAGAATGCAGAAACTCACGCCTCTTCCTTAGGAGTCAAATCCTTCAAATATACGCCTATCCTTACTGCTGTGTTTCTCTCGTTATTGTTTTCTCAGCATGTTTAATTTTGGCCTCCCTACTCTTCATGTCTGAACAGTTTACATACTGGTTGAAAAAGTGGTGTAGTTAAAGGTGTCAGGTGTTTGGTCTAAGGAACAGAAAGAATGataagaaacgaaaaaatatgGAGAAGattgtatttttttcgtttcttatCATTCTTTCTGTTCTTTACTCGTTTTCAGAAGAATCCATGATTTGATTTGGTGTCTAAAATTCctaaattttttcccctttttttgtgttatatTCTGATTTTCTGTATCTTTGACAACCTTTTGATGTTTTTTGTGTTCTGTTTTCTGTTGGGTGCCATTTTCTAGTTGGTCGACATAGTCTTTTGTCACTTCAAGTACATCATGGACCCGTCCATCAGACTTTCCCTTCCGTGAGGGAAAATGAGCGGCCTTCCAGTTTTTCCATTTAGACCCCAATTTCCCAAACTTGCTCTTCGTTCTAGCTGTGGTCGACATGGAATTTTCAGCTGCAGTCGGTTCTTCTTCAGCCACCGATGTTTTGTCGATTAATTCATTTTGTATCGTATCTCGTTCAGAGGCAGGTATGTCGCTTTCCTTATTTTCAAAACTTTCTTTAACAACGGGCTTAGTAACTGAAGGTGACTCACAGTGAAGGTCGGGTACTTCCGTTGTTATAGGGCCACTGTCGGTTTGCGGGAAATACGAAGACTTAGTTGTTTCGTGGTACTGGTCATGGATACCGATAGTCGATAGTAACTCTGCAGATATGTTGAGGTAATGTATGTGGAGAACTTGTGCACTTTTTCTGAACATTTCCGGTATGTCTTCGGGTCTCTCTGAAATTCCGGGGATGTAGAATAGATGGGTGTGTAGGACTGTCGTTATCGTTTCTTCGAACCgcttcaacattttttctAGTTCTTCCTTCATAGTGGTAAAccgaacaaaaaaaggaggctCCCTTTTTCGGAAATAAGGGAAATAAGTGTCAATCAGCTTTTCCCATTTCGTTCTCACGGGTTCTGGAGGGGGATCCCTAAAGTAATAGGATGTATATGCTTCATCGTCATCTTCTTCTGATACTTCTCCTTCAGTGTTCGCCTTCCGTGAAGGGAATTG belongs to Daphnia magna isolate NIES linkage group LG1, ASM2063170v1.1, whole genome shotgun sequence and includes:
- the LOC123475252 gene encoding ras-related protein Rab-39A-like; amino-acid sequence: MNEAKSHIEPHRAVFILVGCKLDLKDQREVSSEEAARFANFNEMPFVETSAKTGENVEEAFRIVGQEIYNRVQLGEYSIHDGWDGVKAGYRRAGRDYGLVEAEAARTTCC
- the LOC123469654 gene encoding sarcolemmal membrane-associated protein-like isoform X1 — its product is MENSRKVTHGCIVATVKLYLPDGKEAKASPSTGIQEEEDSCELGKQDLYQLNQWIQEAVIREQVLETKLGSLQRIVSATREAAEMGWTALMEEDRLLTRIESLENQLVVSSKNFHEDKLREEIRKLYDEKNIYQDVSKESLRKVLTEKMETLKKLQETERSLSNAEDERDNMKELNDKLNEQILELAEKFEKESDELQSYKRKLQEADNQQLRHEQEMQSRQDALREAEEKEMVLLAQVESRQAEIDFTKEQLANLRLRLDSMKVAEELKKDENEIGGDVVEDKSNNVKENQTETLRQRVVQLESQLKTSLANNLNGEFVPDPIGYKSKEVDRLQGRCTWDCYLYRRQLACCSVILKELLEETRAKCRVLEYSYFCFYFRSRKVSINHKVIFQEFGWSTFSL
- the LOC123469654 gene encoding sarcolemmal membrane-associated protein-like isoform X2; this encodes MENSRKVTHGCIVATVKLYLPDGKEAKASPSTGIQEEEDSCELGKQDLYQLNQWIQEAVIREQVLETKLGSLQRIVSATREAAEMGWTALMEEDRLLTRIESLENQLVVSSKNFHEDKLREEIRKLYDEKNIYQDVSKESLRKVLTEKMETLKKLQETERSLSNAEDERDNMKELNDKLNEQILELAEKFEKESDELQSYKRKLQEADNQQLRHEQEMQSRQDALREAEEKEMVLLAQVESRQAEIDFTKEQLANLRLRLDSMKVAEELKKDENEIGGDVVEDKSNNVKENQTETLRQRVVQLESQLKTSLANNLNGEFVPDPIGYKSKEVDRLQELLEETRAKCRVLEYSYFCFYFRSRKVSINHKVIFQEFGWSTFSL
- the LOC123475261 gene encoding rho guanine nucleotide exchange factor 3-like, which gives rise to MEIPLSCSCKCKKTCIADETNNPEQPDQNNQIRTTNQRRIPLSCSCKCKKTCIADETNNPEHPENYGIGPTDDRAPSPERCGAESVQPNPSPVRESCETPQNNRETIPECQEIYLKSTQPSGIDNELGLNKEQTVAISQRQQCSENSAILPFRHRFDEITSVAFEENELTDEENYGIGPTDNQAPSPEMCGAKFIQPNPSPIRESCETIPECQEIYLKTTQFSRIDNELGLNKEQTVASQRCWQNSAIIPFRHRFDELTSMAFEENELMDDDSKEEESIQESACNNFSEKIWTLRQSPKLKKYRPPTFKPTRQRTTQLWSETWGKKTALSLTPQELNRQESINEILQGEIHFIEDLLMIQTVYHQSLVHLGYISRSEANLIFGWIPTFISIHTEFRDRILKALGPNSCFTYFGTSVQEWIPNLKIYSSYCYQLIEVKKLLDEKKNSDPLFEDFLRRCLESSFSRRLDLWSYLDAPRSRLMKYPLLLTQTQKFGKNNHNEFKALEQALQMLRDVLDQVDRSTGLAICKQVIDKIDLPEEMTTVFEDANTVMCRGELETCQGIKLQCFLFNSGLVLTRADSRGRLNLYGNPFEAGHFKIVDLGSEVQQKTNRSKLQTRYLLRVDTPSESITLVTLDETNKKRWMTSLSTVVNGKV